The following are encoded in a window of Cycloclasticus pugetii PS-1 genomic DNA:
- the glyQ gene encoding glycine--tRNA ligase subunit alpha, translating into MTFQGLILALQEYWANQGCAILQPLDLEVGAGTFHPATFLRAIGPEPWSTAYVQPSRRPTDGRFGENPNRLQHYYQFQVLIKPSPIDIQDLYLGSLSHLGLDMLEHDIRFVEDNWESPTLGAWGLGWEVWLNGMEVTQFTYFQQVGGLDCRPVSGEITYGLERIAMYIQGVESVYDLVWTKTNKGVVTYGDVFHQNEVEQSAYNFDHANIDAMFKQFDECEQACNLLIEKGLPLPAYEQVLKASHTFNLLDARHAISVTERQRFILRVRSLSKMVAETYFASREALGFPMLKTEETP; encoded by the coding sequence ATGACGTTCCAAGGCCTTATCCTTGCTTTACAAGAATATTGGGCTAACCAAGGGTGTGCTATTCTTCAACCGCTAGACCTTGAAGTGGGCGCTGGAACTTTCCACCCTGCCACTTTTTTGCGTGCCATAGGCCCTGAACCTTGGTCAACGGCCTATGTACAACCCTCGCGCCGCCCAACCGATGGCCGCTTCGGTGAAAACCCAAACCGTCTACAACATTATTATCAGTTTCAGGTGCTTATCAAACCATCGCCCATTGATATTCAAGACTTATATTTAGGTTCACTCAGTCATCTTGGTTTAGACATGCTTGAACATGATATACGCTTTGTTGAAGATAACTGGGAGTCTCCTACCTTAGGTGCTTGGGGCTTAGGCTGGGAAGTCTGGTTAAATGGTATGGAAGTCACCCAATTCACCTATTTTCAACAAGTCGGCGGCTTAGATTGCCGCCCCGTTAGCGGCGAAATCACCTATGGGCTAGAACGCATTGCCATGTATATACAGGGCGTTGAAAGTGTGTATGACCTTGTCTGGACTAAGACCAATAAGGGTGTCGTTACTTACGGTGATGTATTTCACCAAAATGAAGTGGAACAATCGGCTTACAACTTTGATCATGCCAATATAGACGCCATGTTTAAACAATTCGATGAATGCGAACAGGCTTGCAACCTTTTAATTGAAAAAGGTTTGCCGCTGCCTGCTTACGAACAAGTTTTAAAAGCCTCGCATACCTTTAACTTATTAGATGCTCGTCACGCCATTTCTGTGACTGAACGGCAGCGATTTATTTTACGTGTCCGCAGCCTTTCTAAAATGGTCGCTGAAACATATTTCGCCTCTCGAGAAGCGCTAGGCTTCCCCATGCTAAAAACTGAGGAGACACCGTAA
- the ntrC gene encoding nitrogen regulation protein NR(I): protein MGEKIKAWVVDDDRSIRWVLETALKREGHQVTCFESAEGILNLMHKDKPDVLLTDIRMPGKSGIELLAELQKHYPDLPAIVMTAHSDMDSAVSAYDGGAFEYLPKPFDVDEVVNQVERAYEHLKKKTSAVEQPDTQDEASESGIIGSAPAMQVVFRAIGRLSKSNITVMVNGESGTGKELVAKALHQHSLRRDKPFIALNMAAIPKDLLESELFGHEKGAFTGATSRRKGRFEQADGGTLFLDEIGDMPADMQTRLLRVLSDGEFFSVGGHQPIKVDVRIIAATHQGLEKLVEEKLFREDLFHRLNVVRIKIPPVRERREDIPLLLKHFLAKAASELEDDVKLLDDETMQYLSGLPWLGNVRQIENTCHLLTAMCPSNIIQLDDLPDELKNITSTEKVMVEGDWLDAAKEDITKRLLAGEADVAKRVVASVEKVLIMQALDVTKGRRQEAAKLLGLGRNTLTRKIKDFSA from the coding sequence ATGGGTGAAAAGATAAAAGCATGGGTGGTCGATGATGATCGTTCTATTCGATGGGTGTTGGAAACAGCATTAAAAAGAGAGGGTCACCAAGTTACTTGTTTTGAGAGTGCAGAAGGTATCCTAAACCTTATGCACAAAGATAAGCCGGATGTGTTGCTAACTGATATTCGTATGCCCGGCAAAAGTGGCATTGAACTCCTTGCAGAACTACAGAAACATTATCCAGATTTACCTGCGATTGTGATGACGGCTCATTCAGATATGGACAGTGCGGTGTCTGCCTATGATGGTGGTGCTTTTGAATATTTGCCTAAACCTTTTGATGTTGATGAGGTTGTTAATCAAGTTGAACGAGCCTACGAGCACCTTAAAAAGAAAACAAGCGCTGTTGAGCAACCTGATACTCAAGATGAGGCCAGTGAGTCGGGCATTATTGGTAGTGCTCCAGCTATGCAGGTTGTTTTTAGGGCGATTGGGCGCTTGTCAAAGTCTAATATTACGGTGATGGTAAATGGAGAATCAGGCACCGGTAAGGAATTAGTTGCCAAGGCCCTTCATCAACATAGTTTAAGAAGAGATAAACCGTTTATAGCGTTAAATATGGCGGCGATTCCTAAAGATTTATTAGAGTCTGAGCTATTTGGGCATGAGAAAGGGGCATTTACTGGCGCAACGAGTCGTCGAAAAGGGCGTTTTGAGCAAGCCGATGGTGGGACGCTGTTTTTAGATGAAATTGGTGATATGCCAGCAGATATGCAAACACGTTTATTGCGGGTACTGTCAGATGGAGAGTTCTTTTCTGTCGGTGGTCATCAACCAATAAAGGTGGATGTGCGTATTATTGCGGCAACACATCAGGGGCTAGAAAAACTTGTTGAAGAAAAACTTTTTAGAGAAGATTTATTCCATCGTTTAAATGTGGTGCGTATCAAAATCCCTCCGGTTCGAGAACGTCGCGAAGATATTCCATTACTTCTAAAACATTTTTTAGCTAAGGCTGCCAGCGAGTTGGAAGATGATGTGAAGTTGTTGGATGACGAAACCATGCAGTATCTGTCAGGCTTGCCTTGGTTGGGTAATGTTAGGCAAATTGAAAATACCTGTCATTTATTAACTGCAATGTGCCCGAGTAACATCATTCAGTTAGATGACCTACCTGATGAGTTGAAAAATATCACCTCGACAGAAAAAGTGATGGTTGAGGGTGACTGGTTAGACGCAGCAAAAGAAGATATTACTAAAAGATTATTAGCAGGGGAAGCAGATGTGGCGAAAAGGGTGGTGGCTTCGGTAGAAAAGGTATTAATTATGCAAGCATTGGATGTTACCAAGGGGCGCCGGCAAGAAGCGGCAAAATTACTAGGCCTTGGGCGAAATACCTTAACTCGGAAAATTAAAGATTTTAGTGCTTAA
- the glnL gene encoding nitrogen regulation protein NR(II), producing the protein MKKHTFMPNSVMEQLSVGILLFNEKNALVYINNAAEELLDISERKAIGAKAENLFKTARFDINKVFQRSRQLGSKVTEHLVPIGHPVGTKRSVSLSATPLSNNSNDDEEELLVEIVDFNYYLQIDHDEKLLAQNELATNMLRGLAHEIKNPLGGIRGAAQLLSKELNGDFSDYIHVIIEEADRLRTLVDRMLGSSELPNHQYINIHVILERVRQLVEAEVNEKVIIRADYDPSLPDIKADKDQLIQALLNVVRNATQAVQDGGEIILRTRIHRNFTIGDETRKLAVKIDVIDDGPGIEKEMQTKIFYPMVTGRTDGTGLGLSIAQTNVQRHSGIIEVASEPGHTVFSTILPLEKAG; encoded by the coding sequence ATGAAAAAACACACCTTTATGCCAAATTCTGTCATGGAACAACTGTCTGTCGGTATATTGCTGTTTAACGAAAAAAATGCGTTAGTTTATATAAACAATGCAGCTGAAGAATTACTTGATATCAGTGAACGTAAAGCCATTGGCGCGAAGGCAGAAAACCTGTTTAAAACAGCACGCTTTGATATCAATAAGGTGTTTCAGCGTAGCCGGCAACTAGGGTCAAAAGTGACTGAGCACTTGGTTCCCATCGGCCACCCCGTTGGAACAAAAAGAAGCGTAAGTTTATCAGCAACACCATTATCAAATAATAGTAATGACGATGAAGAAGAGCTGCTCGTTGAAATCGTTGATTTTAATTACTATTTACAGATCGATCATGATGAAAAATTATTAGCGCAAAATGAACTAGCGACCAATATGTTACGAGGGCTTGCGCATGAAATTAAAAACCCATTAGGTGGTATTAGGGGGGCTGCTCAGTTGCTATCAAAAGAGTTAAATGGTGATTTTTCTGACTATATACACGTTATTATCGAAGAGGCGGACCGCTTAAGAACGCTAGTTGATCGAATGTTGGGGTCATCAGAGTTACCGAATCATCAATACATTAATATACATGTGATTTTGGAACGTGTAAGGCAATTAGTGGAAGCCGAGGTTAATGAAAAAGTCATCATAAGAGCAGATTATGATCCTAGTCTTCCAGATATCAAGGCAGATAAAGATCAGCTTATTCAAGCATTACTAAATGTAGTTAGGAATGCAACGCAAGCAGTTCAAGATGGTGGTGAAATTATCCTTAGAACGCGAATACATCGAAATTTTACGATAGGTGATGAGACTAGAAAGTTAGCGGTAAAAATTGATGTAATTGATGACGGGCCTGGCATCGAGAAAGAGATGCAAACAAAAATTTTCTACCCGATGGTGACTGGGCGAACTGACGGAACGGGTTTGGGCTTATCAATAGCTCAGACAAATGTGCAGCGCCATAGTGGCATTATAGAAGTGGCCAGTGAACCGGGCCACACGGTTTTTTCAACAATATTACCGCTAGAAAAAGCAGGATAA
- the glyS gene encoding glycine--tRNA ligase subunit beta codes for MAETKDLLFELGCEELPPSTLKTLRDHLLSAICSGLEEAKLGFTRTHSFATPRRLAVWVEALETTQEDIHVEKRGPAIAAAYDAEGNPSKAALGFARGCGTNFDDLGTLKTDKGEWLSYKKLEKGQSAKALIPSIIEKALTRLPIAKRMRWGHSNDAFVRPVHSVLLLLGDEVINTQFFAVNASNTSFGHRFHAPGPITIEEASQYNEKLANAHVIASFVDRKALIEQQAIQAANAVNGQAHIEPSLLDEITALVEYPVAVTGSFDDHFLALPKEVLITTMQINQKYFPILDENGELLPYFITISNIDSNNPSSVSHGNERVIRPRLSDAEFFWQQDMKKTLAERISSLDNVIFQQKLGSIGEKTRRVEKLSIQLADQLGRDTALASRAALLSKTDLITDMVGEFASLQGVIGRYYAKENGEPDEVAEALQEQYWPKQSGGVLPTSKTGQLLALTDKLDTVVGIFSVGLLPTGDKDPFALRRASLGILRIIIEGQLELDLKELISLSCAQFSHTFDANKTKELVLNFMLDRLKGYCLSNHYSPEQFVSVASVDCTRPVDFMNRIRAVKDFSKLDEAMSLTEANKRIQNLLKKAPDNVSALFDASRLVDQQEIYLYEQLQLIETQTHPLIEQQQYIEALKVLSKLKTPIDDFFEHVFIMAEDEQLKHSRLALLNKIHSNFIKIADISIC; via the coding sequence ATGGCCGAAACAAAAGATTTATTGTTTGAGCTCGGTTGTGAAGAACTTCCACCATCAACATTAAAAACCTTACGCGACCACCTGCTATCTGCAATATGCAGTGGCCTTGAAGAGGCAAAATTAGGTTTTACTCGTACTCATAGTTTTGCCACACCCCGCCGTTTAGCTGTATGGGTAGAAGCACTCGAAACAACTCAAGAAGATATTCATGTTGAAAAACGTGGCCCCGCTATAGCGGCTGCTTATGATGCTGAAGGCAACCCATCTAAAGCTGCTTTAGGGTTCGCACGTGGTTGTGGCACTAATTTTGATGACCTTGGCACGCTGAAAACAGATAAAGGCGAGTGGCTTTCGTATAAAAAGCTTGAAAAAGGTCAATCGGCTAAAGCGCTTATTCCTAGCATTATAGAAAAAGCCTTGACTCGCTTACCAATTGCAAAACGTATGCGCTGGGGTCATTCTAACGATGCATTTGTACGGCCTGTACATTCAGTATTATTGCTCTTAGGTGATGAGGTCATTAATACTCAATTTTTTGCTGTTAACGCCTCAAATACTTCATTCGGTCATCGCTTTCATGCACCTGGCCCTATTACCATTGAAGAGGCCAGCCAATACAATGAAAAGCTCGCTAATGCCCACGTGATCGCTTCTTTTGTAGACCGCAAAGCCCTTATTGAACAGCAAGCCATTCAAGCTGCTAACGCGGTCAATGGTCAAGCGCACATCGAACCTAGCCTGTTAGATGAAATTACTGCATTAGTAGAATACCCTGTTGCCGTAACAGGTAGTTTTGACGACCATTTTTTAGCACTCCCCAAAGAAGTCCTCATTACCACCATGCAAATCAACCAAAAATACTTCCCTATTTTGGATGAGAACGGCGAGTTGCTTCCATACTTTATTACCATTAGTAATATTGATAGCAACAACCCAAGCTCTGTTAGTCATGGTAATGAGCGAGTTATTCGCCCGCGCTTATCCGATGCTGAGTTTTTCTGGCAACAAGATATGAAAAAGACACTTGCTGAACGAATCAGCTCATTAGATAACGTCATTTTTCAGCAAAAGTTGGGATCTATTGGTGAAAAAACTCGTCGCGTTGAAAAACTCTCTATTCAACTTGCCGATCAACTCGGGCGTGATACAGCACTAGCCTCACGCGCCGCACTTCTCAGTAAAACAGACCTGATAACGGATATGGTTGGCGAATTTGCTAGCCTACAAGGCGTTATAGGCCGTTACTATGCCAAAGAAAATGGCGAACCAGATGAAGTCGCCGAAGCCTTACAAGAACAATACTGGCCGAAACAGTCGGGTGGTGTGCTACCGACCAGCAAAACAGGTCAACTTCTTGCCCTTACTGATAAACTCGATACCGTTGTGGGGATTTTCAGTGTCGGTTTATTACCTACCGGCGACAAAGACCCATTTGCTTTACGTCGCGCCTCTTTAGGTATTTTAAGGATTATTATTGAAGGTCAACTCGAACTTGACCTAAAAGAACTCATTAGCCTATCTTGTGCGCAATTTAGCCACACGTTTGACGCAAATAAGACCAAAGAGCTCGTTTTAAATTTTATGCTCGACCGTTTAAAAGGCTATTGTTTGTCAAATCATTACTCTCCTGAGCAATTCGTTTCCGTTGCCTCTGTTGACTGTACTCGACCTGTAGATTTTATGAATCGTATTCGTGCGGTCAAAGATTTTTCTAAACTAGACGAAGCTATGAGCTTAACTGAGGCCAATAAACGGATTCAAAACTTATTAAAGAAAGCACCGGACAATGTCAGCGCGCTTTTTGATGCCTCGCGTTTAGTCGATCAGCAAGAAATCTACCTATATGAACAATTACAACTGATCGAAACACAGACTCATCCATTAATCGAGCAACAACAATATATTGAAGCGCTAAAAGTATTATCTAAGCTGAAAACGCCCATCGATGATTTCTTTGAACACGTTTTTATTATGGCCGAAGATGAACAGCTTAAACATTCGCGGTTGGCTTTGCTTAACAAAATTCACTCTAATTTTATTAAAATAGCTGATATATCAATTTGTTAG
- the glnA gene encoding glutamate--ammonia ligase → MSAQDVLDLIKEKEVAFVDFRFVDTIGKEQHVTVPSHTVDADVFEDGKMFDGSSILGWKGINESDMILMPDPSTAVLDPFFDDVTLIIRCDVVEPSDMSGYERDPRSIAKRAEEYLQSTGIGDAAYFGPENEFFVFDDIRWKTDMSGSFYKIDSEEAGWNSEKDYESGNMGHRPGTKGGYFPVPPVDSLHDMRAAMCLTLEEMGQETEVHHHEVATAGQCEIGTVFNTLVKKADEVLELKYVVQNVAHAYGKTATFMPKPIVGDNGNGMHVHQSIFKDGKALFSGDLYGGLSEIALFYIGGIIKHAKAINAFANASTNSYKRLVPGFEAPVMLAYSARNRSASIRIPFVANPKGRRIEVRFADSTANPYLCFSAMLMAGLDGIKNKIHPGEAMDKDLYDLPPEEEAAIPQVATSFDEALVALDKDRAFLTEGGVFTDDMIDGYIKLKMEEVTRLRMSTHPIEFDMYYSL, encoded by the coding sequence ATGTCAGCACAAGATGTATTAGATTTGATCAAAGAAAAAGAAGTCGCTTTTGTTGATTTCCGTTTCGTTGATACTATTGGTAAAGAACAACACGTAACAGTTCCATCACATACGGTAGATGCTGATGTGTTTGAGGACGGCAAAATGTTTGATGGATCTTCCATTCTAGGTTGGAAGGGTATTAATGAGTCAGACATGATTTTGATGCCAGATCCATCAACAGCTGTTTTAGACCCATTTTTTGATGACGTAACGCTGATTATCCGTTGTGATGTTGTTGAGCCTAGCGATATGTCTGGCTATGAAAGAGACCCTCGCTCAATTGCTAAAAGAGCAGAAGAGTATCTTCAGTCAACAGGTATTGGTGACGCGGCTTATTTTGGTCCAGAAAATGAGTTTTTTGTATTTGATGATATTCGTTGGAAAACAGACATGTCGGGGTCTTTTTATAAAATAGACTCTGAAGAAGCGGGCTGGAATTCAGAAAAAGATTATGAAAGTGGCAACATGGGTCACCGTCCTGGTACAAAAGGCGGTTATTTCCCAGTCCCTCCTGTTGATTCTCTTCATGACATGCGTGCGGCTATGTGTTTAACGCTTGAAGAAATGGGTCAAGAGACTGAAGTTCATCACCATGAAGTAGCAACAGCGGGCCAGTGTGAAATTGGCACAGTGTTCAATACATTGGTGAAGAAAGCAGATGAGGTCTTAGAGCTTAAATATGTAGTTCAAAACGTTGCTCACGCCTATGGCAAAACAGCTACTTTTATGCCGAAGCCAATCGTTGGTGATAACGGTAATGGTATGCATGTTCACCAATCAATTTTTAAAGACGGCAAAGCATTATTTTCTGGTGATTTATATGGCGGTTTATCTGAAATAGCCTTGTTTTATATTGGCGGTATTATTAAACATGCTAAGGCAATTAACGCCTTCGCAAATGCTTCAACAAACAGCTACAAACGTTTAGTACCGGGTTTTGAAGCACCTGTTATGTTGGCTTATTCTGCACGTAACCGTTCAGCATCTATTCGAATTCCTTTTGTAGCAAACCCTAAAGGTCGTCGAATTGAAGTGCGTTTTGCTGATTCAACGGCAAACCCATACTTATGTTTCTCAGCCATGTTAATGGCGGGTCTTGATGGTATTAAGAATAAGATCCACCCTGGCGAAGCTATGGATAAAGACCTTTATGATTTGCCACCAGAAGAAGAAGCTGCAATTCCACAAGTAGCGACTTCATTTGATGAAGCACTAGTTGCATTGGATAAAGACCGTGCGTTCTTAACTGAGGGCGGTGTGTTTACTGATGATATGATTGATGGCTACATTAAATTAAAAATGGAAGAAGTGACTCGCCTAAGGATGAGCACTCACCCGATTGAGTTTGATATGTACTACAGCTTGTAA
- a CDS encoding sulfurtransferase TusA family protein, with product MIELDARRLMCPMPVIKTQNIIKTLSSGDKVRVSCTDPGVMQDIPAWCRINGHTVLSTEEIDHEYILIIKVGSD from the coding sequence ATGATAGAGCTAGATGCACGCCGGTTAATGTGCCCTATGCCGGTTATAAAAACGCAAAATATAATAAAGACACTGTCTTCAGGTGATAAAGTAAGAGTCAGCTGTACAGATCCTGGTGTTATGCAAGATATTCCTGCTTGGTGTAGAATCAATGGACATACTGTTTTAAGCACAGAAGAAATTGATCACGAATATATCCTAATTATCAAAGTTGGAAGCGATTAA
- a CDS encoding DUF4124 domain-containing protein, with the protein MKRSIILITIFLAGFVQADVYKYINKQGKTAYSDTPVKGAEKVIVPPIMTYEAPNIPTKKIVTSEERKELTEANIPYDHISIISPIEQGTVRSNQGIVNVTYDLQPALQEEDTVELLLDGVVQEGFNLEGVERGAHVVQVQVIDKNGEVKITSPSVTFYLQRSTAS; encoded by the coding sequence ATGAAGCGAAGTATTATTTTAATCACAATTTTTTTAGCGGGTTTTGTGCAAGCCGATGTTTATAAATATATCAATAAACAAGGGAAAACAGCCTACTCCGACACACCTGTTAAAGGTGCAGAGAAAGTGATTGTGCCGCCGATTATGACTTATGAGGCACCTAATATTCCTACAAAAAAAATAGTGACTTCAGAAGAGCGCAAAGAGTTAACTGAAGCCAATATTCCTTATGATCATATTAGTATTATTTCACCCATTGAGCAGGGAACGGTTAGGAGTAATCAAGGTATTGTGAATGTTACATATGATTTGCAGCCGGCTTTGCAAGAAGAAGATACGGTTGAATTATTACTTGATGGGGTGGTTCAAGAAGGCTTCAATCTTGAGGGGGTGGAGCGTGGTGCGCATGTTGTTCAGGTGCAAGTAATAGATAAGAATGGTGAGGTGAAAATAACTAGCCCCAGTGTGACTTTTTATTTACAAAGAAGCACAGCATCATAA
- a CDS encoding dihydroorotate dehydrogenase, with product MLHPKLASYFCGMRFQTPVVLLSGCVGFGQEYTRVEGFSHRDIGAVCLKGTTLSARPGNPTHRVYETPSGMLNAIGLQNPGANKVVDEILPSLNFQETRFIANVSGSTIEEYTEVTRLFDQSAIDAIEINISCPNVKEGGVTFGNDPDMSARVVEACRSVTNKPLITKLSPNQTNIADNAQRCIDAGSDAFSVINTLMGMAIDTNTRTPIIGNVQGGLSGPAIKPIALLKVHQVYQVCKAHNIPIIGQGGITTANDALEFIIAGASAVGLGTGLFYDPLLSKKVNDGITDYLDTHQLNHFSELIGSLDC from the coding sequence ATGTTACACCCTAAATTAGCCTCTTACTTTTGTGGAATGCGATTCCAAACACCCGTTGTCTTACTTTCTGGCTGTGTTGGCTTCGGTCAAGAATACACCCGCGTAGAGGGTTTTTCTCATCGAGATATTGGCGCTGTTTGTCTTAAAGGCACCACGTTGAGCGCCCGCCCTGGAAACCCAACACACCGCGTTTACGAAACCCCATCGGGCATGTTAAACGCGATTGGCCTGCAAAACCCCGGTGCCAATAAGGTTGTTGATGAGATACTTCCTTCGCTAAATTTCCAAGAAACTCGTTTTATTGCGAATGTTTCTGGCTCCACCATCGAAGAATACACTGAGGTAACACGGCTTTTTGATCAATCTGCTATTGATGCCATAGAAATTAATATTTCTTGCCCGAATGTAAAAGAAGGTGGTGTGACATTTGGCAACGATCCTGACATGTCTGCACGCGTGGTAGAAGCCTGTCGATCCGTTACCAACAAACCACTAATTACTAAACTATCCCCCAATCAAACAAATATTGCTGACAATGCACAACGTTGTATTGACGCCGGTAGCGATGCCTTTTCAGTCATCAACACTTTAATGGGCATGGCTATCGACACCAACACAAGAACCCCCATTATTGGTAATGTACAGGGCGGGCTTTCTGGCCCGGCAATTAAACCCATTGCTTTATTGAAAGTTCATCAAGTCTATCAAGTCTGCAAAGCACATAATATTCCTATTATTGGCCAAGGCGGTATCACTACCGCTAATGATGCCCTTGAGTTTATTATTGCTGGAGCTAGCGCAGTTGGTCTTGGTACAGGGCTATTCTATGACCCCTTACTGAGTAAAAAAGTTAATGATGGGATAACCGATTATCTCGATACACACCAACTTAACCATTTTTCTGAATTAATCGGTAGCCTCGACTGTTAA
- a CDS encoding cation diffusion facilitator family transporter, whose amino-acid sequence MTETRAKKNITVIGGLANLVLSVFKIGCGWFTQSQALVADGFHSLSDLLTDGLVYYASHHAGQEADEKHPYGHARFETLATVILGALLVATAGGIIWNAIAGFFNDDVLLHGWLVITIVMISVLSNEVMYQLTMKIARDTKSELMKANAWHHRSDAISSLVVLIGVGLDMAGFQYFDSIAAIIVGLMVAKVGVDLALNASKELVDTALDEEVVEKIKQIILDASGTRELHFLRTRKMGDTALVDVHILVDPKISVSEGHLISERVRLSLIKGVENIGEVTVHIDPEDDEIYSPSVDLPLRHRLIGQLNESWEGIAEKDGVSNVTLHYLDGKVEVEIELPLEVINNISEARDVSEKFKKKTLTLPEVTDVKVLFV is encoded by the coding sequence ATGACTGAAACCAGGGCCAAAAAGAATATCACCGTGATTGGTGGCTTGGCTAATTTAGTATTGTCCGTTTTCAAAATTGGTTGTGGTTGGTTCACGCAGTCACAAGCACTGGTCGCTGACGGTTTTCATTCTCTGTCCGATTTATTAACAGATGGCTTGGTGTATTACGCATCGCATCATGCCGGCCAAGAGGCGGACGAAAAACACCCGTACGGTCATGCAAGGTTTGAAACATTAGCAACCGTCATTTTAGGTGCTTTGTTGGTGGCTACGGCTGGGGGAATTATTTGGAATGCAATAGCCGGCTTCTTTAATGATGATGTATTGCTGCATGGTTGGTTGGTTATTACTATTGTAATGATCTCTGTCTTATCTAATGAAGTCATGTACCAGCTGACGATGAAAATTGCTCGGGATACAAAATCTGAGTTGATGAAGGCTAATGCGTGGCATCACAGGAGTGATGCGATTTCTTCTTTAGTTGTATTAATAGGTGTTGGTCTTGATATGGCTGGCTTTCAATACTTTGATTCTATTGCGGCAATTATCGTGGGTCTAATGGTGGCAAAGGTTGGGGTTGATCTAGCATTGAATGCGAGTAAGGAGTTAGTCGACACTGCATTGGATGAAGAGGTTGTAGAAAAAATTAAGCAAATCATATTAGACGCCAGTGGCACGAGAGAGCTACATTTTTTACGTACTCGAAAAATGGGGGATACAGCTCTTGTAGATGTGCATATCTTGGTGGACCCTAAAATAAGTGTTTCTGAGGGACATTTAATTAGCGAAAGGGTACGCTTATCATTAATAAAGGGCGTTGAAAATATTGGTGAGGTGACGGTCCATATCGACCCAGAGGATGATGAGATTTATTCGCCAAGTGTCGATTTACCCTTAAGGCATCGTCTTATAGGCCAGCTTAATGAGTCATGGGAAGGCATTGCTGAAAAAGACGGAGTGTCAAATGTCACCCTTCATTATCTGGATGGTAAGGTAGAGGTTGAAATAGAGCTTCCTTTAGAGGTCATTAATAATATTAGTGAAGCACGGGATGTGTCAGAAAAATTTAAAAAGAAAACGTTAACACTTCCAGAGGTGACGGATGTAAAAGTGTTATTTGTTTAA
- a CDS encoding tRNA (5-methylaminomethyl-2-thiouridylate)-methyltransferase yields MATQRKAVALISGGLDSLLAAKVMLEQGVHVEGINFYTGFCVEGHTHAIRKKDKAKPKRNNALWSAEKLGIKLHIIDIIEEYKDVLLNPKHGYGANMNPCLDCKIFMVGKAKEWAEENGFDFIITGEVIGQRPMSQRKETMPVISEESGADDLLLRPLCAQNLPETLPEREGWVNRDQLYDFSGRTRKPQMALAEKFGFDDYAQPAGGCCFLTDKAYSVKLTDLWASRGKRDYEIDDIMLLKVGRHIRPKPNFKLIVAREEGENNFLQGYKKQFITLRTMSHKGPLTLLDGTANDEDLKLAAQIVARFSQGRDAETVDVEVTENGVNKNFSVTPLKADQIQDAWRV; encoded by the coding sequence ATGGCAACGCAACGTAAAGCGGTCGCACTGATATCAGGTGGTTTAGATTCACTATTAGCGGCAAAAGTTATGCTTGAGCAAGGGGTTCATGTAGAGGGTATAAATTTTTATACAGGGTTTTGTGTGGAAGGGCATACCCATGCAATTCGAAAAAAAGATAAAGCAAAACCGAAAAGAAACAATGCATTATGGAGCGCTGAAAAGCTAGGCATTAAGCTTCATATTATTGATATTATTGAAGAATATAAAGATGTTTTGCTTAACCCAAAGCATGGTTATGGCGCCAATATGAACCCTTGTTTAGATTGTAAAATCTTTATGGTGGGAAAAGCCAAAGAGTGGGCAGAAGAAAATGGCTTTGACTTTATTATTACCGGTGAAGTTATTGGTCAACGTCCGATGTCACAACGTAAGGAGACTATGCCGGTAATTTCTGAAGAGTCGGGCGCGGATGATTTGTTATTGCGCCCTTTGTGCGCGCAAAATTTGCCAGAAACGCTGCCCGAGCGTGAAGGCTGGGTTAATCGTGACCAATTGTATGACTTTAGTGGGCGGACACGTAAACCTCAAATGGCGCTGGCTGAAAAATTTGGCTTTGATGATTACGCCCAACCTGCTGGTGGTTGTTGTTTCTTAACCGATAAAGCGTATTCCGTTAAGTTAACTGATTTATGGGCTTCTCGAGGCAAACGAGATTATGAAATAGACGACATTATGTTGTTAAAAGTAGGCCGGCATATTCGACCAAAACCAAACTTTAAATTGATAGTGGCTCGTGAAGAAGGTGAGAATAATTTCTTACAGGGTTATAAAAAGCAGTTTATAACGCTAAGAACCATGAGTCATAAAGGGCCATTAACGTTGCTGGATGGAACGGCCAATGATGAAGACCTTAAACTAGCGGCACAAATTGTCGCACGGTTTAGTCAAGGTAGAGATGCAGAAACTGTTGATGTTGAAGTGACTGAGAACGGGGTTAATAAAAACTTTTCCGTAACGCCTTTAAAGGCGGATCAGATTCAAGATGCTTGGCGCGTATGA